AACGACCCGGCCGACGCGTTTCGCGGACAGATCCCGCAGTTCGACGCCATCCTCACCTACGGCGGAGGCCCGCCGGTAGTAGAGGCGTACGCAAAGCTCGGTGCCCGACGGTGCGTGCCGATCTACAACGCGTGCGATCCCGACACGCACCATGCGGTTGAGCTGGACGAGCGGTTCGCGTGCGACCTGGCGCTGCTCGCAAATCGGCTGCCGGATCGTGAAGCGCGGATCGACGCGTTCTTTTTCGAGGCCGCCCGTCTGCTGCCGGACAAGTCGTTCCTGCTCGGCGGCAACGGCTGGCATGACGCGGACTTGCCGGCCAACGTCCGGGCCATTGGTCACGTCGCGCCGCCGGACCACAACGCGTTCAACTGCACGCCTCGGGTCGTGCTGAACGTCAACCGCCAGAGCATGGCCCGCTACGGCTGGTCGCCCGCGACGCGCGTCTTCGAGGCCGCCGGTGCGGGTGCGTGCCTAGTCACGGACGCGTGGCGCGGCATCAACGAGTTCCTCGAACCCGATGCCGAAGTCCTCGTCGCCGACGACGGTGCGGCCGTCGCGGAACACCTTGCGTCGCTGA
Above is a window of Planctomycetota bacterium DNA encoding:
- a CDS encoding glycosyltransferase, encoding NDPADAFRGQIPQFDAILTYGGGPPVVEAYAKLGARRCVPIYNACDPDTHHAVELDERFACDLALLANRLPDREARIDAFFFEAARLLPDKSFLLGGNGWHDADLPANVRAIGHVAPPDHNAFNCTPRVVLNVNRQSMARYGWSPATRVFEAAGAGACLVTDAWRGINEFLEPDAEVLVADDGAAVAEHLASLTDDDARRIGSAAKSKVLASHTYEHRAELAESELLRAMT